A DNA window from Procambarus clarkii isolate CNS0578487 chromosome 3, FALCON_Pclarkii_2.0, whole genome shotgun sequence contains the following coding sequences:
- the LOC138368768 gene encoding nephrocystin-3-like has product MKFIYVKSQGLYVKSLGLYVKSLGLYVKSLGLHVKSLGLYVKSLGLHVKSLGLYVKSLGLYVKSLGLYVKSLGLYVKSLGLHLKSLGLYVKSLGLYVKSLGLYVKSLGRFPQTLKDLKLNIEGSEVNP; this is encoded by the exons ATGAAGTttatttatgtcaagtctcaaggtctttatgtcaagtctctaggtctttatgtcaagtctcttggtctttatgtcaagtctctaggcctTCATGTCAAGTCTcttggtctttatgtcaagtctctaggccttcatgtcaagtctctgggtctttatgtcaagtctcttg gtctttatgtcaagtctcttggtctttatgtcaagtctctaggtctttatgtcaagtctctaggtcttcatCTCAAGTCTcttggtctttatgtcaagtctctaggtctttatgtcaagtctctgggtctttatgtcaagtctctgg gtcggttcccacaaacctTGAAGGATCTGAAGTTAAACATTGAAGGATCAGAAGTTAACCCTTGA